AGATCCCCTTCGGCCGAAATAGCGATCAGGTTGAGGGCTTTAGCATCCACCTGATCGTCGGTTAGGTTGTAAATGTCGGTTACCGCACGGCGTAAAGCAATCTCGATATCTGTATCGCTCAGTGGTTGAAACTCAAAAATTTGACAGCGCGAACGAATGGCCGGAACGATTGACATAATCGGATTTTCGGTCGTTGAGCCAATTAGCATCACGTGCCCATTCTCTAAGTAGGGCAACAAAAAATCCTGCAATGTTTTAGTCATTCGGTGAATTTCGTCAATTAATAGAACAAACGATTGCTCTGGGTATTGTGCGATGGCTTTCGTCAGCTGTGCCTTATTTTCGGTCGAAGCAGTAAAAGCCACGAATGGATAATCGTCTTGACTCGCAATAATCTGCGCCAAACTAGTTTTGCCAGTTCCCGGCGGCCCCCACAGAATGAGGGGAATATTAACATGTTGATCAATAATCTGGCGTAATGGCTGGCCTGCCTTCAACAGATCCTGTTGCCCGACCATCTGTTCCAGTGATTGCGGGCGCATTTGATCAGCCAGTGGTGTTTTAAATGCCAATTTCAAAGTCCTTTCTGATTAAGTGTTTTAGTCAAATTGATGCTATCATCATAGCACTAATATTTTGGAAACTGAAAAAGAAAGTTTGGCAGGTTAGCGGGGAACGATGCTGAAATGAGTGAGTCTGATACCATAGGTTTGACGTTGGCTCGAGTGATGGGTTGAAGGCGTATTGATTTAAGTTTTCATGCTTGTTGATGAATGAGAAAGGCGATATTGTTTCGTAGATGGTATTGAGTCAGCTTGGGGAGATTAATAGCTTGGAATTACCCCCCGTGTATACGGAAAACAGATTAAACGAATCCCGGGGAGTGCAACATCAGTTGTAAGCACTAAAAGACAGAAAAGGACAGCGTATTTGGCGAGTTAAAGTTGATCATTATCGCGCGAGCCGTAATACCCGTCAACTCATTTCCATCCTTCAATAACTACCTTGCCAATCATATGATGTTGCTCGATAAGTTGATGGGCCTGCCGCAAGTTAAGCGCGTTGATTGGCCGTAGTGTCTGCGATAGCGTGCTTTGAAGCAAGCCACGGTCAAGTAAATCCGCAATGGTTTCTAAGATATCGTGCTGACTAATCATGTCGGCCGTGTGGTAGTAGGATTTTGAGTACATCCATTCCCAAGCAAATGTCCCGCGTTTCTTGGTTAGTTTTTTAAGGTCGATTGGACGCCGATTTTCGGTAATTGATGCGATGTGGCCACCGGGTTTAATGAGCGTACATATCTCATTCCAGTGACTGTCAAGATCGCTTAATCCGAGGATGTAATCGACATCTTTAATACCTAAAGCATGTACTTCACTAACCAAATCATGATGATGATCGACGACTAAATCGGCGCCGTGTTGCTGCGTCCAAGCGATACTTTCAGGTCGTGAAGCACTACTAATAACTGTGAGTCCCGCTAATTTTGCTAACTGAGTAGCAATTGAACCGACACCACCAGCGCCATTGATGATGAGAATGGTTTGATTGCATTTTTCGGAATTAGGTTTAGCTGGGTCAAAAGGAATGTGAAGTTGTTCAAATAATGCCTCGTATGCGGTCAGCGAAGTAAGTGGCATGGCCGCACGGGCAGCGGTTGTTAATGTCGCGGGGGCGTGAC
This Lactiplantibacillus plantarum DNA region includes the following protein-coding sequences:
- a CDS encoding zinc-binding alcohol dehydrogenase family protein, with translation MHAIGFTDHLPIEDPASLRDVTISKPSAQGHDLLVQAQAVAVNPVDVSVRKTGHEHLMRPKILGWDATGIVTAVGEAVTLFQPGDHVFYAGSFRRPGCDSAYHLVDERLVGHAPATLTTAARAAMPLTSLTAYEALFEQLHIPFDPAKPNSEKCNQTILIINGAGGVGSIATQLAKLAGLTVISSASRPESIAWTQQHGADLVVDHHHDLVSEVHALGIKDVDYILGLSDLDSHWNEICTLIKPGGHIASITENRRPIDLKKLTKKRGTFAWEWMYSKSYYHTADMISQHDILETIADLLDRGLLQSTLSQTLRPINALNLRQAHQLIEQHHMIGKVVIEGWK